A region from the Sphingomonas brevis genome encodes:
- a CDS encoding efflux transporter outer membrane subunit: MLTGCTTVGPDYQRPDVAVPGGYLEPSASGQSELDRWWNGFGDARLSSLVEQSLRQNLDIELAVARIREARAQERVAGAGSSPQVAAEASVIRQRISEHAIPAPPGSGGAGGAGFALPGEEFTTWRAGFDASWELDLFGRNRREREAAAARTGAAIWNRTDVEVAVAAEVSGAYLRLRTLQALIANAEAELARQDRLERLVEAQAKGGLVTGQILEQQRSERSAAAAAIPALQADAKAEIHALGVLTGQAPEALANELSGPGNLPCHRTPDCPQQSGTVTSPAVPPGLPSDLLRRRPDIRAAERELAAATADIGVATADLYPRISLTAAPALVSTALGSLLEWGSRGFSAGAALDWPIFDGGRRRANIEVQNARQEQALIAYRKSVLAALQDVEDALGNVDGDRRKLAELEQAHATAARAEEIAGTRHRGGLVTLADVLQAQERRLSLKEQLLETRGALARDTVALVKALGGGWSEESMEIKQ, from the coding sequence ATGCTCACAGGATGCACGACGGTCGGGCCCGATTATCAGCGACCCGACGTAGCTGTGCCCGGCGGCTATCTCGAACCATCCGCCAGCGGACAGTCTGAGCTCGACCGTTGGTGGAACGGCTTCGGCGATGCGCGGCTGTCCAGCCTGGTGGAGCAGTCGCTTCGCCAAAATCTCGACATAGAGCTGGCGGTAGCGCGGATCCGCGAGGCCCGTGCCCAAGAACGGGTGGCCGGCGCAGGATCGTCGCCACAGGTCGCGGCGGAAGCATCGGTCATCCGCCAGCGGATCAGCGAACATGCAATCCCCGCTCCTCCGGGATCGGGCGGCGCCGGCGGTGCCGGCTTTGCGCTACCGGGCGAGGAGTTCACCACGTGGCGGGCCGGCTTTGACGCCAGCTGGGAACTCGACCTGTTCGGCCGCAACCGCCGCGAACGCGAGGCGGCCGCGGCGCGAACCGGCGCCGCAATCTGGAATCGGACCGATGTCGAAGTCGCGGTGGCCGCCGAGGTTTCCGGCGCCTATCTGCGCCTGCGCACGCTTCAGGCCCTGATCGCCAACGCCGAGGCCGAACTGGCCCGCCAGGACCGTTTGGAGCGGTTGGTCGAGGCGCAGGCCAAGGGCGGCCTGGTTACCGGGCAGATTCTCGAACAGCAGCGCTCGGAACGTTCTGCCGCCGCGGCTGCCATTCCTGCGCTGCAGGCCGATGCAAAGGCTGAAATTCACGCGCTCGGCGTGCTGACCGGGCAGGCACCCGAAGCACTTGCCAATGAGCTGTCGGGACCGGGGAACCTGCCATGTCACCGCACGCCGGACTGCCCCCAGCAGTCCGGAACGGTGACATCCCCGGCCGTGCCTCCCGGCCTGCCGTCGGACCTGCTCCGGCGGCGGCCGGACATCCGCGCCGCCGAGCGCGAACTGGCCGCGGCAACTGCCGATATCGGCGTTGCGACCGCAGACCTCTACCCGCGAATTTCACTGACAGCCGCTCCGGCACTGGTCAGCACCGCGCTCGGCTCGCTGCTTGAATGGGGCAGCCGCGGCTTCTCCGCCGGAGCAGCACTCGACTGGCCGATTTTCGATGGCGGCCGACGGCGCGCCAATATCGAGGTACAGAATGCTCGGCAGGAACAGGCGCTGATTGCCTATCGCAAGTCCGTTCTGGCCGCCCTGCAAGACGTCGAGGACGCGCTCGGCAACGTCGACGGCGACCGGCGCAAACTGGCGGAACTGGAGCAGGCGCATGCCACCGCGGCGCGGGCCGAGGAGATCGCCGGGACCCGCCATCGCGGCGGCCTGGTCACGCTTGCCGATGTCCTTCAGGCGCAGGAGCGCCGTCTGTCCCTGAAAGAGCAGCTGCTTGAAACCAGGGGGGCACTGGCGCGCGATACGGTCGCTCTGGTGAAGGCGCTCGGCGGAGGCTGGAGCGAGGAATCGATGGAGATCAAGCAATGA
- a CDS encoding TetR/AcrR family transcriptional regulator, protein MKQPKFQRRAEDRPREICAAALEVFAEKGFASAKLDEIAKRAGVSKGTLYLYFADKEQLFRAVIRDAVVPNVERLRAALIQAGLPFGDLVRLFFSNFVEVTARVPIGAVAKMVISESGNFPELAKVWHDEVVSKAIGTMTALIEMAQAKGEVRAGDARLHTFSLLGPMLMGILYRQTLEPIGGEPLDLGELAKQHVETVLDGLLIGQPA, encoded by the coding sequence GTGAAGCAACCCAAATTCCAGCGCCGGGCAGAGGATCGGCCGCGCGAGATTTGCGCGGCGGCCCTTGAGGTGTTCGCGGAAAAGGGGTTTGCTTCCGCGAAGCTGGATGAGATCGCCAAGCGGGCCGGCGTGTCGAAGGGCACGCTCTATCTCTATTTCGCCGACAAGGAGCAGCTGTTTCGCGCGGTGATACGCGATGCGGTCGTGCCCAATGTCGAACGGCTGCGCGCCGCGCTGATCCAGGCGGGCCTACCGTTCGGCGATCTCGTGCGCCTGTTCTTTTCCAACTTTGTCGAGGTGACGGCCCGAGTTCCGATCGGCGCCGTCGCCAAGATGGTGATCAGCGAATCCGGCAACTTCCCGGAGCTCGCCAAGGTGTGGCATGACGAAGTGGTGTCCAAGGCCATTGGCACGATGACCGCCCTGATTGAAATGGCTCAGGCCAAGGGCGAGGTCCGCGCCGGCGATGCGCGCCTGCACACATTCTCGCTCCTCGGGCCGATGTTGATGGGCATCCTCTACCGCCAGACGCTGGAGCCCATCGGCGGCGAGCCGCTCGACCTTGGCGAACTCGCCAAGCAGCATGTCGAGACGGTGTTGGACGGCTTGCTGATTGGACAGCCAGCATGA
- the nusG gene encoding transcription termination/antitermination protein NusG: protein MSRWYIIHAYSGFENKVRDAIMSEAKRLGLESLVEAVEVPTETVTEIKRGKKVQAERKFMPGYVLAKLAMNDDVYHLVKNTPKVTGFLGPNGKPQAIPDAQAHRMLDTKEEAAAAPKTKIKVDYEIGDSVKVLDGPFASFNGVVEELDFDRARVKVSVSIFGRATPVELEFEQVERVK from the coding sequence ATGTCCCGCTGGTACATCATCCACGCTTATTCCGGCTTCGAGAACAAGGTTCGCGACGCGATCATGTCCGAAGCCAAGCGTCTCGGCCTCGAAAGCCTGGTCGAGGCTGTCGAGGTTCCGACCGAAACGGTTACCGAGATCAAGCGCGGCAAGAAGGTCCAGGCCGAACGCAAGTTCATGCCGGGCTACGTGCTCGCCAAGCTGGCGATGAACGACGATGTTTATCACCTGGTCAAGAATACGCCGAAAGTGACCGGCTTCCTGGGGCCGAACGGCAAGCCGCAAGCAATTCCGGACGCCCAGGCCCACCGGATGCTCGACACCAAGGAAGAGGCCGCGGCAGCGCCCAAGACCAAGATCAAGGTCGACTATGAGATCGGCGATTCGGTCAAGGTGCTCGACGGCCCGTTCGCAAGCTTCAACGGCGTCGTCGAGGAGCTCGATTTCGACCGCGCCCGGGTCAAGGTTTCGGTGTCGATCTTCGGCCGCGCAACGCCGGTCGAGCTCGAGTTCGAGCAGGTCGAAAGAGTGAAGTGA
- the secE gene encoding preprotein translocase subunit SecE gives MNVAALKGDSNRATSPAFEVLRRWSRTSFFYPFEGIETVAKVNPGEFIRQVRAEGSKVVWPSMKETRTTAIMVLIMTAMLAIFFFGVDSAFSAIVKFLLGLLG, from the coding sequence GTGAACGTCGCAGCCTTGAAGGGCGACAGCAACCGCGCTACATCGCCCGCGTTCGAGGTCCTGCGACGATGGTCGCGGACCTCGTTTTTCTATCCGTTTGAAGGCATCGAGACAGTGGCAAAGGTCAATCCAGGCGAATTCATCCGGCAGGTGCGTGCCGAAGGCAGCAAGGTCGTCTGGCCGTCGATGAAGGAAACCCGCACCACCGCCATCATGGTGCTGATCATGACCGCCATGCTCGCCATCTTCTTCTTCGGTGTCGATTCGGCGTTCAGCGCGATCGTCAAATTCCTCCTCGGCCTGCTCGGCTAA